In the genome of Palaemon carinicauda isolate YSFRI2023 chromosome 20, ASM3689809v2, whole genome shotgun sequence, one region contains:
- the LOC137614431 gene encoding phospholipid scramblase 1-like → MTYIGPPGLEYLAQLDTVLVKQKCEVFEILPGCETNNQYILKNNSGYEFFRAVEHTNYCLRHVCGSIRAFDIAFLDHEDQEILHLSRPFRCNSFCCPAFTLQTIEVSCPPGNPLGTVSQEWSFCTPLASKFSLFNASGDKVLRVIGPTCTSGCGDDVKFKIVTAHGSAQIGSITKKWQGYCNESLSEADNFSINFPIDLEIRSKALLLGAMFLIDFMFFERRY, encoded by the exons ATGACCTACATCGGGCCTCCAGGCTTAGAATACCTGGCCCAGCTCGATACAGTCTTGGTTAAGCAGAAATGTGAGGTTTTCGAAA TTCTCCCGGGATGCGAGACGAACAACCAATACATCCTGAAGAACAACAGCGGTTACGAGTTCTTCAGAGCAGTTGAACACACCAACTACTGTCTCCGCCACGTCTGCGGGTCAATCCGAGCCTTCGACATTGCCTTTCTTGACCACGAGGATCAAGAAATCCTTCACCTTAGCCGTCCTTTCAGGTGTAACAGCTTTTGCTGTCCTGCCTTCACcttacag ACAATCGAGGTATCATGTCCTCCTGGAAACCCACTAGGGACTGTAAGTCAAGAATGGTCTTTCTGCACGCCCTTAGCGTCGAAGTTCAGCCTCTTCAACGCCTCCGGCGATAAAGTTCTCAGAGTAATAGGGCCTACGTGTACCTCAGGCTGTGGAGACGATGTCAAGTTTAAG ATCGTCACGGCCCATGGTTCCGCTCAGATCGGCAGTATTACGAAAAAGTGGCAAGGATACTGCAACGAGAGTTTATCAGAAGCCGACAACTTTAGCATCAATTTCCCTATAGATTTAGAAATTAGATCAAAGGCGCTTCTCCTCGGTGCTATGTTCTTGATT